ATCTCGGAACAATCCTTCGAAAATCATACCTACCAAAATCCATGTAGTTATCCTGTAAAGAACACTCCCCTGCTTTATCACAAATAGGACAATCCAATGGATGATCCAAAAGTAAAAATTCCAAGGCAGACTTTTGCGCTCTTATAGCATTTTCAGAGTTGGTATAAATAACCATCCCATCTTGAACTTTTGTATTACATCCAATGGTTAGCATTCTTCCACGAGGTGTTTCAATTTCTACCATGCATGTTCGACAATTCCCATCAACAGGAAGGTAGCGATGATAACAAAACCTCTCTAAAGGGATTTCATAGGCATCACAGGCTTCAACAATGTTCATTCCCTCAAGGACTTCATATTCATTATCGTTGATTTTGATTTTAATTTTTTTTCTTTCTTGGATGTCGTGGATATTTTGAGTCATTCTATGCTCCTACGAAGCAATTGGTTCTTTTTGGATGATTTTTTCTGCAACTTTATGAACAGGTATGGAAATAGGTTTTACGTATTTTTCGAAATCTGAACGAAACTTTGTCACGAAACTTCGAACTGGCATAGCACAAGCAGCAGCCAAAGCACAAATGGTTTTTCCTTCCATGTTGTCTGATATTTCAATGAGTAGATCCAGTTCTTTCGTTGTTGCCTCCCTGTTTAAGATCCTATCCAATAGCCGATCCAACCATGACGTTCCTTCTCTACATGGCGTGCATTGACCACAAGATTCTTCAGAATAAAATCTCGTGAGAGTCTTAAGAGCTTTTACCATATCCGTATGTTCATTCATAACGATCATTCCTCCCGTTCCTAAGAAGGTTTTATGTGCCAGCATACTTTCATAAGATAAATAAAGATCCTCGCATTCTTCAGCAGTAAGCACTGGCGTCGAGGACCCCCCGGGAATCAGGGCTTTAAGTTTTCCACCTTTTACTCCTTTTGGGTATTTCTCCAAAAATTCCAAAAACCTCATCCCAAAAGGAAGTTCCCAATAACCAGGTTGGTTCACATGTCCAGATACACCAAAGATATTTGTTCCCGTTGAGTCTTTCGTTCCTATTTTTGCGTAAGCCTCTCCACCATTAAGCACAATCCATGGTACACTGGCAATAGTTTTTACGTTATTGACAATCGTTGGACTACGAAAAAGACCTTCTACTGCTGGGAATGGTGGTTTAATTCTGGGTTGACCTTTTTTCCCTTCGAGGGATTCTATTAAGCCTGTTTCTTCACCACAAATGTAAGCTCCCGCACCTCGATGCAACCATATATCCAAATCATACCCTGAACCTAAGATATTTTTACCAACATATCCAGCTTTTCTTGCTTCTTCTAGAGCTCTCGATAAAATCTGATATTGTTTTACGTATTCACCTCGAATGTAAATATAAGCAGTGTGGCTCTTAATGGCATAAGAAGTGTTGATAATCCCTTCAATCAACAAATGGGGATCGTATTCCATGATATAGCGGTCTGTAAAGGTTCCAGGTTCACTTTCATCAGCATTTACACAAAGATAGATGGGTTTTTTTGTGTCTTTTGGAATAAAACTCCACTTTAAGCCTGTTGGGAATCCAGCACCTCCCCTTCCTTTTAGGTTTGATTTTTTTACTTCTTCTACCACATCTTCTGGCTTCATGGAAAAAAGCTTTTCTAACGAGCTGTAAGCTCCATGCTTTAATGCGACCTCTAATTGATTTGCATTGGGAATTGAAAATCTTTTTGTAAGAATTAATATGTTTTCCATAAATACATCCTTAGTTATGTTTTTTTAAATCTTGGATTATGGCATCAAACTTTTCGACAGTTAAATTTTCATAATAATCATCATTGATTTGCACAACGGGAGCTGTGTGGCATGAACCTAAGCATTCCATTAATTGAAAGCTAAAGAGTCCGTCTTCACTTGTTTCACCGGGTTTAAGATTGAGTTTTTCTTCGATGTATTTTCGAATTTCTTCTGCTCCAGCCAAATAACAAGATAAGGTTTGACATAACTGTAAATGATACCTTCCAGGCTTTTTCTTATGATACATGGTGTAGAATTCTACAACTTCATAAACCCTCACAAACGGAACTCCCACCAACTCAGCTACATACTCCATAACTTCTTTTGAGATATATCCAAACTCTCTTTGAGCTATCCACAGTGCTGGAAGTAAAGTTGCTTTTCTATCTGGATAATGTGTTGTAATTTCTTCGTATTCTTTTAGAGCTTCTTCTGAGAATTTTACTGCCATAACTATCTCCTTAACAGCTTAGCGATCGAGTTCTCCTGCTATGATGTTGATGGTTCCCAAAGTTGCGATGGCATCAGCAATCATACCACCTTCTATTAAATCAGGGAAAGCAGCCCAATTCATAAACGAAGGAGGTCTACATTTCACCCGGTAGGGATACTTTCCTCCATCAGAAATGATATGGAATCCCAACTCACCGTTTGATGACTCAGTGAAATCATAAACTTCACCCATAGGTGGTTGAATACCATGCATGATGATTTTGAAGTGTTGCATCAACCCTTCAATGTTTCCATATGTATGATGCTTTGGTGGTAGTGCTACTCTTTTGTCATCCGTCATAATAGGTCCTGGCACTAATCGCTTTAAGGCTTGTTTAATGATTTTTATGGATTCTTTGATCTCATAGATTCGAACGTAGATTCTATCAAAGTTGTCACCTTTGGTTCCTATGATTACATCGAAATCATAGGTTTCATAATCATAGTATGGCTCAACTTTTCGTAAATCATAATCAACACCACATGCCCGCAAGGTAGGACCCGTCCAGCCATAAGAAATTGCCTCTTCGGCGCTGATTATAGCTACATTTTGAGTTCTATCCAAGAAAATTCGATTTTTTTCCGTCAAACGTTCAATATCACCAACCGCATTCAATACTTCATCTAAAACATGTAAAACCTCATCTTCAAATCCTGGATATGTATCTCGTGATAAACCACCAATTCTTATGTAATTGGAAGTAAGCCTTGCCCCACAGAGTTTTTCTAATATATCATAAATTTTTTCCCTAACATTGAATGAATACCAGAAATTTGTAAGAGCTCCCAAATCCACTAAGTTCGTTCCCACACAAACAAGATGATCGATGATTCGATTCAACTCAGCAGTAATCACTCGAATCACTTTAGCTCTTTCTGGTATGGTAATACCCAACATCTTTTCAACGGCTTTTGCAAAGCCAATGTTGTTCATAATTGCTGATAGATAATTTAAACGATCTGTATAGGGTATGCATTGCTGGTAGACATGTATCTCGCAGTCTTTCTCAAAACCTCGATGTAGATACCCCATCTCGGCAACAGCCGCTATGATGGTTTCTCCATCAAGTGCTGTTAGAACCCGTAAGGTTCCGTGCATGGCTGGATGGCTAGGACCAATATTTACAAATACTAATTCTTTTGGATCAATACCTGTAGTGAATTGTATCCCAGCTGCTTCCTCATCGAAGTCTATGATTTTACCGATTGTTTTTTCCATATTATCCTCTTCTGAGTATGATACCTTTTTCTTTTAGTCGTTTTTCCATTTCATCCATTAAATCATCTGGCTCTGATAACCACTGCCTTCGATCGATGGGGTAATCTTTTCGTAGTGGATGACCAACAAAATCTTTGTGATTCAAGATACGTTTTAAGTTTGGATGGTTTCGAAATCGAATTCCCATTTGATCCCAGGCTTCTCGTTCCAACCAGTTGGCATTTTTGTACAAGTCATGTATACTATCTATCTCTGGATTTTCTTCTGGTAAAAACACTCGAATGGCTACCCTATGATTATGGGTTAAAGACTTCATATGGTAAACCAACCCAAAACGCCCAAGTTTCTTTTCAGGATACTTACTGTAATCAATAGAAACCAAATCCACAAGCATTTCAAACTTTAAATTTGGATCATCTCGCAAATAACTAATGATATTTCTTATGAATTCTGGCTTGATGATTACGTTTAGATATTGATATTCCTCATAAGCATCAATGATTTCGCTCAGATGTTTTGTTTTGATATGCTCTAGTAAACTTTGATTATCCATAATAAATCCTAATAATCAAATTTTGGTTCTTTTACTTTGAATTGAGCCGGTGGTTTTGTTTTTGGATTTTCAATCTTTTCTTGAATTTTCATAACAGCATCTAAGATGGCTTCTGGTCTTGGGGGACAACCTGCAATATAAACATCCACAGGAATAATATGATCAATTCCTTGCATGGTGCAGTAGTTATTATAAAACCCACCTGAGGAGGCACAAACCCCCATTGAAATCACCCATTTCGGTTCTGACATTTGATCATAAATTTGCTTAAGGATTGGTGCCATCTTGTAAGTGATTGTCCCAGCAACTATCAGCAAATCCGATTGTCTTGGTGAAAAACGAACCAATTCAGCTCCAAAACGCGATATGTCAAAAACTGATGAAACGACTCCCATAAATTCTATCGCACAACAAGCAGTTCCAAAGGGCATGGGCCATAAAGAGTTTTTTCTTCCCCATGCTAAGACAGCCTCCCTTCGCGTAGTTATATAAGGTAATTGCTCATTTGGATTGTAAGTTTTTACTCCCATTCTAAACCTCCTCGTTTTAATAGATAAAACCAACCAAAGAATAAGACAAATATAAAAATAAACATTGTAATGATCCCATAGAGAAATTGATCTTGAAACCATACTGCCCAAGGAAGAAGAAATAAAACTTCCACATCAAATATCAAAAAAAACATAGCAACAAGATAAAACTTCACATGAAAACGATGTCTTGCATCACCGATGGTTTTTTTCGTAGGGATACCACATTCGTAAGGAGATAATTTCGAAGGATGGTTGTTCTTAGGACCAAGAAAGTGAGATGCCACTAAAAATACAGCTGGGATCAAGGTAGCTAAAAAAAGAGTAATAATTAGTGGTAAAGCACTAAGAAAAGTAGAATCCATATTGATGAATAAGAAAAATTTTAATACAAAAATGACAATTACTTTTTGGATTGTTTATGAAATTTAATATTTTACTTAAATAAAAACTCTCAAATATTTTTATATTCCTCACATTTTTATTTTTCATTCGATTTCTTTTACTTTAATATTTTCTAAATTACATTCATTTTTGATGATGGAAACATAATCTTCCTGGAGCTCAAGGAATTCTTTTTTTAATTTATAAAGTTTTTTTAATAATTCATCTTTTTTTGACTCGATCATACCATAAATTTTTTGTGTTTCTAAAATAAGATCATTTTGTTTGATGAATTGGTTTTCAAATTTTTCTAATTCCTTCTCAAGAACATAATAATCTACCAATAAGCCTGTTGTATCTTGAAGTTCTTTTAGCTTTTCTATAATATCTTTATATTGAGATTTTTTATAAAATTTCTTAAAAAACTCTAAAAAGTATCTTGTTCGTTTTACTTGTCTTCGAAAGTGATGAATTTCATAGATATCATCATGTTCCACATAAAAATAACTATGAGAAAAGAGTTTGAAGAACTTTGATAATACCAAGTTAGCAATTGAGTTGGTTTTCATATCAGAAAGGTAAAAATTTTTAAAACTTAGATTTTCTTTGAGTTTTTCTATTTCTTTAAGTAAATCTTCGAATTTATCCGAGTTTAAATATTCATTAAATTCTTCGAATTTTTTTTCTCTTTTTTTCTCTATGTGTTTTTCCCAATCTTTAAGGAAATCTAAAATTTCTTTATACTTCTTTGAATTTTCATTTTCTTTTTTTTTGGTTTCATGATATTCATTTCTTAATTCTATCCAATGTCCAATAAGAACATCATAATCACGAACCCTTCCTGCTTTTCGAAAAACTTTTCTTAGGCTTTCGATAATACTGATATCAAAACGAATTTCATTTACGAATTCTTCTAAAATTGAGCGAATTTTTCGGATTCGAACCCGGAATTCATGAATTGTTTCTGGATCAAGTTTTTCTTCTTTGATTTTTTTTTCATGAAAGTTCAAAAACTTTTTTAGCTGTTTTTTTAGGCGTTTTTCTACGAGTTCTTGAAGATAATTGTTGTTTGTCATAAGAAAAAATTAGTGAAAAACTAAATACTTACAAGTAATTTTAAACTTTATCATAAAAAAAAGAACACAAAATTACATATAAAATCCCCAATATGATTTGTCCCCAACCCAACGTTTGAATCTTATAGATTTTTTGTATTTTGATCAATTGATAAATGATCACATACACAAATAAATAAAAAAGAAAAATAGTAAGAAGTGGTAAATGGATGAAGTAGTAAAAATACAACATCAATGAAACAATCACGGATGCAATGAGGATATACCAAAACATGTCAGTTTTTCGGTATTTGATATAATCTATCAATTCTCTGGTCAAAAGAATAGATGTGAGGTTCCGAAATCCTAAAATCATAAAAATCAATTCGATTTTTGAGGTATCCCACTCAATGGTAGTAGACATCGAAGCTGCGATGAGAACAAACAAAAACGTTCCCGCTATTTCTAAAAGTAAATGCTGATAAAAACCTTTGATTTCCAGCACCACAAACAACAACCCCAAACCAAACGCTATGAGAACAAATATCCAAAAAGGAAAATGAGAGAATCGATAAGTAAAATACAAAAGAACAAGATAGAAAATCAAAAACAAAATCAGAAATAAAAAAGCTACATGTTTTCTTAGAAACTTTCTTTTCGAGAAAACGTCCTGTAAAAAAATTTTTAGGTTTTGTTTTACAAAAGGAAATGTAATTAATAAAATCGCTAAAAAATACTTTCCCACTCCCTCAGAAATAACAAGTCCCAAAATCAAACTTTCAATCACAAATCCCCAAATTCCCTTTTCTGGGGGAATGAAAATGGGTTTGTATCGAATTTGCTTGAGTTCTTCAATAAGACTCATAGAAATTACAACAAATAAAACCAAAATTCCTTCAACTACAATCCAACTTTCTATTGACAAAAAACATAAAAAAACACATCCATTTAAACAAATGTATATCATAGAAGCTCTATCTAAAAAAGAAACATATCCTTTTTTAAAAACAGAAGTAATGATCAAACAAACCCATGCTTCGTTCATATTCATCACAAAACCTTTTGTTTATAAAGTCAAAAAACCAGTAAATTATGGTTTTTTAGATTATTCCACATTAGATAAACGTTTTTTTTACTTATCAGAAGAACTTCGGCTTAACAAAAGATTTTGTCCAGAGCTCTACATCAACGTTGTTTTACTCCATTATGATCACAATAGCCATAAATTAGAGTTTTTAGACGTATACTCCAAAGAAGAAATAGAAAATCTCGATAACTTGCAACCCATGCACAAATTCCACGAACTCAAAAATAAATTCCAAAACCAAAAGATTGAGTTTGCGCTCAAGATGTATTATGTCGAAGAGAAAGACTTTCTTAGGAATCAAGTAATTCATTATCAGAAACTAAACAAGATCACTGAACGTTTGATTGAGATATATCAGACTCTTCCTAGAGCTCCAAAAAATCCCCAAAAAGAAATTATTTTT
The sequence above is a segment of the Leptospiraceae bacterium genome. Coding sequences within it:
- the nuoF gene encoding NADH-quinone oxidoreductase subunit NuoF codes for the protein MENILILTKRFSIPNANQLEVALKHGAYSSLEKLFSMKPEDVVEEVKKSNLKGRGGAGFPTGLKWSFIPKDTKKPIYLCVNADESEPGTFTDRYIMEYDPHLLIEGIINTSYAIKSHTAYIYIRGEYVKQYQILSRALEEARKAGYVGKNILGSGYDLDIWLHRGAGAYICGEETGLIESLEGKKGQPRIKPPFPAVEGLFRSPTIVNNVKTIASVPWIVLNGGEAYAKIGTKDSTGTNIFGVSGHVNQPGYWELPFGMRFLEFLEKYPKGVKGGKLKALIPGGSSTPVLTAEECEDLYLSYESMLAHKTFLGTGGMIVMNEHTDMVKALKTLTRFYSEESCGQCTPCREGTSWLDRLLDRILNREATTKELDLLIEISDNMEGKTICALAAACAMPVRSFVTKFRSDFEKYVKPISIPVHKVAEKIIQKEPIAS
- a CDS encoding NAD(P)H-dependent oxidoreductase subunit E gives rise to the protein MAVKFSEEALKEYEEITTHYPDRKATLLPALWIAQREFGYISKEVMEYVAELVGVPFVRVYEVVEFYTMYHKKKPGRYHLQLCQTLSCYLAGAEEIRKYIEEKLNLKPGETSEDGLFSFQLMECLGSCHTAPVVQINDDYYENLTVEKFDAIIQDLKKHN
- the nuoD gene encoding NADH dehydrogenase (quinone) subunit D, translating into MEKTIGKIIDFDEEAAGIQFTTGIDPKELVFVNIGPSHPAMHGTLRVLTALDGETIIAAVAEMGYLHRGFEKDCEIHVYQQCIPYTDRLNYLSAIMNNIGFAKAVEKMLGITIPERAKVIRVITAELNRIIDHLVCVGTNLVDLGALTNFWYSFNVREKIYDILEKLCGARLTSNYIRIGGLSRDTYPGFEDEVLHVLDEVLNAVGDIERLTEKNRIFLDRTQNVAIISAEEAISYGWTGPTLRACGVDYDLRKVEPYYDYETYDFDVIIGTKGDNFDRIYVRIYEIKESIKIIKQALKRLVPGPIMTDDKRVALPPKHHTYGNIEGLMQHFKIIMHGIQPPMGEVYDFTESSNGELGFHIISDGGKYPYRVKCRPPSFMNWAAFPDLIEGGMIADAIATLGTINIIAGELDR
- a CDS encoding NADH-quinone oxidoreductase subunit C is translated as MDNQSLLEHIKTKHLSEIIDAYEEYQYLNVIIKPEFIRNIISYLRDDPNLKFEMLVDLVSIDYSKYPEKKLGRFGLVYHMKSLTHNHRVAIRVFLPEENPEIDSIHDLYKNANWLEREAWDQMGIRFRNHPNLKRILNHKDFVGHPLRKDYPIDRRQWLSEPDDLMDEMEKRLKEKGIILRRG
- a CDS encoding NADH-quinone oxidoreductase subunit B, with the translated sequence MGVKTYNPNEQLPYITTRREAVLAWGRKNSLWPMPFGTACCAIEFMGVVSSVFDISRFGAELVRFSPRQSDLLIVAGTITYKMAPILKQIYDQMSEPKWVISMGVCASSGGFYNNYCTMQGIDHIIPVDVYIAGCPPRPEAILDAVMKIQEKIENPKTKPPAQFKVKEPKFDY
- a CDS encoding NADH-quinone oxidoreductase subunit A — protein: MDSTFLSALPLIITLFLATLIPAVFLVASHFLGPKNNHPSKLSPYECGIPTKKTIGDARHRFHVKFYLVAMFFLIFDVEVLFLLPWAVWFQDQFLYGIITMFIFIFVLFFGWFYLLKRGGLEWE
- a CDS encoding CHAD domain-containing protein — its product is MTNNNYLQELVEKRLKKQLKKFLNFHEKKIKEEKLDPETIHEFRVRIRKIRSILEEFVNEIRFDISIIESLRKVFRKAGRVRDYDVLIGHWIELRNEYHETKKKENENSKKYKEILDFLKDWEKHIEKKREKKFEEFNEYLNSDKFEDLLKEIEKLKENLSFKNFYLSDMKTNSIANLVLSKFFKLFSHSYFYVEHDDIYEIHHFRRQVKRTRYFLEFFKKFYKKSQYKDIIEKLKELQDTTGLLVDYYVLEKELEKFENQFIKQNDLILETQKIYGMIESKKDELLKKLYKLKKEFLELQEDYVSIIKNECNLENIKVKEIE